Proteins encoded together in one Acanthopagrus latus isolate v.2019 chromosome 19, fAcaLat1.1, whole genome shotgun sequence window:
- the LOC119008777 gene encoding uncharacterized protein LOC119008777, producing the protein MLDQRTVRFGRTGKISADSFIKSFFEWEAVRYEVDSICKEEPFTCPACSRDMLAVSVDGNRKHYRFKNAARSEEQAIFDGVFIAKDEDVTRFINYIQSTTKHISGRGICGGEWSAARETSQRSASKLDEEGLELAVCRHGVLLCALNMYRGEIFAYPLYLQQKLASSRFFCMDVTCKYWPYLQRITKSCPELQHLLNMKPFLSVFHAKAHDFKCEVKWSGAYQEGAGLTLGEEVEQCLEDWVSDVKEWAEATTNESSDAAALTNKIEVLVASIKRRSQRLYKDTDSNKGRARIRRKIREEKGILTSVVEKYNRVVPSTETLCMETILSRETAWPWQLPHSDFVDLRTKRRAFDMVMAVRRLQEEKMILVMEMKHHWRSLSTRSDSLKELSCLVSRATMQNSSWGLSEDGLKGLQSIIRKKQHNIRDMMANARYSYLQVLTGAQTINFLHSVSDDYSDSDSDISDDALCY; encoded by the exons ATGTTAGATCAGCGAACTGTCCGCTTTGGCCGT ACTGGGAAGATCTCAGCTGACAGCTTTATAAAAAGTTTCTTTGAATGGGAGGCTGTGCGATATGAGGTGGACAGCATCTGCAAGGAGGAGCCCTTCACCTGTCCTGCGTGCAGCCGGGATATGCTTGCTGTTTCTGTGGATGGAAACCGCAAGCATTACCGTTTTAAGAATGCAGCTAG atcTGAGGAACAGGCCATCTTTGATGGGGTCTTCATAGCCAAGGATGAAGATGTCACCAGATTCATCAACTACATACAGAGCACAACCAAACAT ATCTCTGGAAGAGGTATTTGTGGAGGGGAATGGTCAGCAGCCAGAGAAACCTCCCAAAGATCGGCCAGTAAACTGGATGAGGAGGGACTGGAGCTTGCAGTCTGTCGTCATGGAGTGCTTCTCTGTGCCCTCAATATGTACAGGGGAGAAATCTTTGCATATCCCCTGTACTTACAACAGAAGCTGGCCAGTAGTAGGTTTTTTTGCATGGATGTGACCTGCAAATATTGGCCCTACCTCCAAAGAATCACAAAAAGCTGCCCAGAGCTCCAGCATCTTCTGAACATGAAGCCCTTTCTCTCAGTGTTCCATGCCAAAGCCCATGACTTCAAATGTGAA GTGAAATGGAGTGGGGCGTATCAGGAAGGGGCTGGATTAACACTAGGGGAGGAGGTGGAACAATGCCTGGAAGACTGGGTCAGTGATGTGAAGGAGTGGGCAGAAG CAACAACCAACGAGTCAAGTGATGCTGCTGCCTTGACCAACAAGATTGAGGTGCTGGTGGCAAGTATCAAGAGACGCTCGCAGCGTCtttacaaagacacagacagcaacaaAGGTCGTGCCAGAATCCGCCGTAAGATTAGGGAGGAGAAAGGGATCCTGACTTCTGTTGTGGAAAAATATAACAGAGTGGTTCCGAGCACAGAAACTCTGTGCATGGAAACCATTCTGTCTAGAGAGACAGCTTGGCCATGGCAGCTACCACACAGTG ACTTTGTTGACCTCAGGACAAAGAGAAGAGCTTTCGACATGGTCATGGCAGTAAGGAGACttcaggaggagaagatgatTCTCGTCATGGAGATGAAGCACCACTGGAGGTCCCTTTCAACTCGTAGTGATTCCCTGAAAGAGCTGTCCTGCCTGGTTTCTAGGGCAACAATGCAAA ATTCATCGTGGGGCCTAAGTGAAGACGGGTTGAAAGGTCTGCAGAGCATCATCCgaaaaaagcagcacaacatCAGAGATATGATGGCTAATGCCAGATACAGCTACCTGCAAGTTTTGACTGGAGCACAGACCATCAACTTCTTGCACAGTGTTTCAGATGATTATTCTGACAGTGACTCTGACATTTCTGATGACGCACTCTGTTATTAG